The genomic segment ACTCCTCAAAATCCCAGATCAAACTATCTGCGCGTAAGCGAAAACCATCAAAGTAGGGTTCATATCGCTCAATGGCACGCAGTTTTCTCGGATCGTGGCGATAACAATAGCGAAGCCATGAAAGCGACAACCGTTCATCCAGTTCCGAGAGAGAACGTGGTGTTCCCTCTGGGGAAAAGCACACCAGATTTAGTAGCGCCCGATTAATGTTCGCATAAAACTCCCCGTCGCCTATTTGCTGCTCGACATTAAACATCGCGGTTAAACGCTGCTTGATTGCCTCTGGTGTCCCAACAAACCCGTTATAGGGATCGCCTCGGTCTTGCGTCCCCATTTGAAAGACAGGAATAGTGGTCTGGCGGTGATCGTAAAAGAGGCGCTGCGCTCCGTAAGCGAAATCACGCTCCCCTTTTCCGTCCACAATAAATACATCTCGCTGTGTCTTGGCTAAAACTTGGGCAATCAAGTGTTTAATGGCTTCGGATTTACCGCTTCCGGGCGCTCCTATCAAAAGAAGGTGTTGATTAAGAAATTGTTCATCTGCCCAAAGATAGTCTTCTTGAAGCTGGAATGCGTCCATGTTTAACGCTCGTGCGTCTTTTTCAATGACTAATCCGATTTCAATCCCATACTCGCGGGTTGGCTCAAGTGAGAGGCGGGATTCAACATCACGTTCTTTGCGGCGTTCATACCGCGCTTCTTGGACATGAAGTGTATGATCCCAGGACGGTAAATTCAAATACCACTCGTGAAGGATGAGCAACACTTGAACAACGATTTTGGAAAGACCTCCGAGTGGAATGGCATAAATGAGCCAATATCGTAGGGTGTTATCATAGGCATGGGTGAAAAACAACATCATCGCCCAAAGAACACTGAACCCTGAAAGCGCATACAACCAGGGCTTTGGGATGTCTTTGCGCTTGTATACCAATAGGATGCCAACAAGACCTCCAACACCGAAAAAAACAGCGTACACGACGCTGACACACGCATAGATAAGAAGTCTCTCGCCCGTGCGACGGCGCGAAATTAGATGTTCATCAGGCATAAAGCTGCGGCATGGGCAGACAGAGAATTTTTTCTGTCAGATGCTCGCGCTGCGGGGCTGGAAGCTCCCACAAAATAGCGTGAACGGTTCGCTCTATCGCATGTTGAATAGCAGGCGTTTCGCAATAGTAGCGTACTTGTGTGTAAAGCTCGGTATACAGATAGCCTTGAAGTATGCTCCTGAGCTTGCTCGGACGTTTGTATGCCTTTTCGATCTCAATGGCAATACGTTCATTTCCTGTATGAATGACTGCATCTGGACGATGGATTTTCGGTGCATGGGGATGTTCTTTTGCGTCAAGTTTCTCTTGCTGCATTAAGGATCGCTCTGAGACCCACGACATTACTTGGCGATTCTTCCATGCCTCTTTCTCAAGAAAAAGACGCACCATATTTACACTGTCATGGTGGGTGAGGTGTGCTACATCCGATGTTCCAGGTGTACGTGGTGCAAATGGTAAGCCCGTTGCCCGAATACCCTGCGCTGCCAAGAACACATGGTTTCCTCGCCGAAGTTGGTGCGAGGTCTGGGCAAGCCCATCACGCTTCCAGCGATGTACCGCGTCTCTCACAAAATATTCGCCAATGGGTTGGAGATTGTGCTTTTCCGCATCAAAACGGAACAGGTAGTCGAGTTCTCTTGAATTTACAATGAACTGCTCCCCTATCCACATCAATATCCGTATATCCCTCTCAGTAATCTGCATATCTGTACTTTGTTTTCACACATCTACACGCATGTAGTGTGTTTTTAGCCGCGTAGCGGCTTGTACACCCATCTGATCTTCCAGACCACAGCACCACGAGGAACGATGCGGGGGTGTGGTCTGGAAGCACGCGACAGAGTGAAGATGGGTGTAACTCGGCTTCGCTTGGTCGCTTTTTAAACAAGGTCTCCACTTAATCACATACCCTATGCTGAGTGCAAGTAGATGTGACAAATCATCCCTTTCCCTGCCCTCCGGGCTGGAAGGGTTTGTCCCCATATGATGTATTCTTGTCCTTCCCTCCCGTCGCTGCTCTTCGTTCCTGATCTTCCTAAGCGAAGCATTCGCTTCGTGATTTTCTTCTTTGTTTTCACGAGGCGACGGCTTCAACTCGCTTGAGGTGTCTTAGTCTCGCATTTCGGGCGAGATTAGGCATGTTTGAGAGGTCTCCCTCTCTTCTCTGCCAACAGTTGATCTTTCACTTCGGTTGCTTTGGTCGGTTGGCTCTTCCCCGTCCGCCGGAAGAGTGGCGTTCCGTTCACACGTTTTCACGTATGAACATAAGCATCACAACATGAAAAAAAGACTCATTCAAGGGGAAAAACGCACCATGATACCAAGCATGGTTTCATGGTAGATACCACGACACCATTCCACCATGATACCGAGACATCAAGATGCCACGATACCATGATGTCAAGCAACCATGACACCGTGATACCAACCATCTATTTTTTGAGAGCTTGAAGAACTAAACCGAGAAGACTATCTTTGCCATTACGATTAAATTCATCTATCACAAAATTAATTGCAATCCTAGTAATCTCATTTTCTGTTGTACGAATGCCTTGCATATTGAGGGTGTGAGCGACACTTGCAACCGCTCGTTTCTCAGTAAGTGTAAACCGATGAGTTGCAGCCTCTTTGCCGAATTCTTTTACAGCCTTCCGAATAAACTCAACAGTGGTGTCTTGATACCGTGATACCACGACACCATGATTGCTTGATACCTTGGTTTCGTGGTTGCTTGGTATCACGGTATCACCTGGATGATTCTCATTTTTGAGAGATGATTCCACAGGAAAGACTGTAGTAGTCTGTTCTTTCACTTCATCTGGAACAGGCTGAAAAAATGGACTGTCAGCTAATCCGCTTTTACGTTTCATTGTCGAGCAATTACCTCTTGGACAAGGGCAGAGTAAGCCTTTGCCCCTGTACTTTTGGGAGCAAAATCGAAGATATGGGTATGGTTAGAGTGAGCTTCCTCAAGTTTGACATTCTTAGGGATGGTAGTTTCAAACACCGAGTCGCCAAAGTAACGGCGAAGTTGATTCTCAACATCTCTCGAAACGTTGGTTTCCTCACAGAATGTGCAAAGAACCCCAAGTATCCTTAAATCAGGGTTTAGGCGTGTCTGTTTGACCATCCCAATCGTCTCTTTGAGTTGGTCAAGACCAGTGAGTGCAAAATAGGCAGTAGAGACGGGAATGAGGATACGATCACTGGCAGTAAAGGAGTTCATTGTTACTAAACCAAGTGAAGGGGGATTGTCGATGATGATGTAATCAAACACATGTCTCATCTCATCAATAGCTTGCTTGAGACGTGCGCTACGATTATCAAGAGCTTGTGCCAACTCTAAATCAGCACTAGAAAGCCGTAAATGAGAGGGGACAAGCGACAAATTATTGACTTGGGTAGGGTGAATAACAGATGTAAGGGGAGCGAACTTCAAGATGACCTGATAGAGCGTTTTTTCGAGGTCTATCTCAATATCAGGATGAATAAAGACTTGGGTTGTATTCGTTTGCGGATCGGCATCAATCAACAACACTTTATAACCCATAATGGCTAAACCAGCAGCAAGGTTAATGGCAGTGGTTGTTTTCGCTACACCGCCCTTCTGGTTTGCAACAGAGATGACCATAATTACCTTTTCGCTTTGATATATTCTGTGGCAATAATTCTCATTAAGGATGAAAGCGATACAGTGCGCTCTTTAGCAAGTTCTTGAAGTTGTTGTTTCAAGGATGGCGATAGATGCACCTTGATAAAGGTTTGAGCAGTGGTTGGGGGGGTGCTGGTTTTGGTCACAAACTGGGTCAAAAATGGGTACTTATTACGTGAATATATCAAATCAAAGCGATGAGGCGTTGTCAATAGGGGAATGTTAGGTAAGCAGCATCCCACGCAATTCCTTAACTGTCGCTACGAAACTGCTGTCTTGACCATGCACTTCACGCCACTTCATCCAGAAATCAATGATTGAACCGCCGCCACATCCTGCAAAACAATGCCAATAATCGCGTCCCTTGTTTACTCCAAAAGACTTCGCGTGGTCGTCATGAAACGGGCATAATCCGCGCCCTTGCTCATTGAGATATACATATCGGCTTACAAAATCAAAGACGGAAATTGCATTCTTGAGCGCCTCGGAGAGTGGTTCGTTATGACGTGGTGTGTATTTCTTAAATTCGGGTGGTGGTTTGGGTGGAGGAGGGAATACCTGAACTTCGTTTGAGAGAAATGAGGTTATGAACGCTTGCGGTATTCTTTGGGGCTGTCCAAGCAAGCGTATTTGCTCTCTGATGGTTGGGGCTATCGGCAGTCCTTGATGATCTACAAAGTGATATACCTGTCCAGTTTTCAGATGCACGCCAAGCGGCAAGCGAACAAAAGAACCTGCGCCTTCTCCAAGTACGTCTTGTTTTGGGTAGATTTCGATCTTGCGTTTTTTCTCTTCATCAAGTTCGGCAATCTTGTATTTTGCTAGAAGATTTCGAGCAAAGGTGCGAATGTCCTTTCCCGAAAGCAGGGGAGTGAACAGCCAAAGATGCCCGCCTCGTCGGGACGGTTCAAGATATGTAGGGACATCTTGAACTGATAGACTGCGTGAAAGTTCACGAAGGTGTTGCCACTGATGATCTGCATCTGCATCAAAACATACCCACCTTGCTTGGCTATGCTCATCAAGGGCGTATGCCCCAATCGTAAAAGGCTTAAATCCCAGTCTGGCATTGGTCAAGTGTTTGGTGATTTTGGGGAAAGTGAGTGGTTCGCGCATCTGAATGTACGTGCCATTGTCAACCTGACGGGGATAGCAATCCCAACGGGAAATAAACGTCTCCGCAAATGCACGAGTAAGCTGAGGATCAAGCTCAAGTGAGCGTAGTCGTTCCTTCACATAAGCATTGTAGCGGGTCAAAATGTCGGGTAGTAATTGAAAAAGTTATGCGTTTACTTGAGAAAACCGCACTATACTTGAGAGAGAAGCTGGATGTGCCGCCTAAAACGAGCTACCCACATTGAAAGCTCGGAAAGGAGGCATATGTCTTTTACGATCCAAACAAGCCTTCACGACTTTATACAAGCTGTCGTGTTTGTTGCTGTCGTGGCTGGCTTGGTGGTGATGAAGAGGCGTTAACTCTTCTGAACTGAGCCAGTGCGTAACTGGTGAAGGTGGCACACTCTGGCTTCGGGTAAATCAAAGTATACCATGTCAACCTACTATCAAGTTGGAACGAGCAGAGAGTGTGTTTCACTTCCTGCCACATGCCAGTGAGGGGAGTGAAGAATTGATGTATTTACCTGCTCTGCGGTGGTGAACCAAAATCGCCTATCTCCTCCAATACTCTCCGCCGATGTCTTGAGATTTTTACATCGAGCCTCGCTGTTCGTGACCGTCAATATTCGTAGACTCTTCGATTGATACCGAGTTTGATACGCACCACTCTGCATATATACAAGGTAGGCGCGTATCTTGGTTTGAAAGCGCCCGACAGTCATTGTTCCCATGTCCATCTCAAGAAAAAACGATGTTTTCCCTTTGGGAGTTTCTAGGGTGAAGTAGCTATCTGGAATAAGCGAAACGGATTGCTTTTTTCCTTTGTGGTCGGTGATGGTCACGCGATCATAGTCTGCTTTGAGGTCTGCTTCGCTACTCCATGTGAGAAGTGTGTAGCCTGCCTGTCTGCACGCTACTGTCACTGCAATACGGAAGTCATTGATAGCAAGCGCATGAGACAGAAATTCATGTCCATTCTCGCTATCCCAGACTGAGATTCCAATAGCGCCATATTCGGTCTTTAACACGGCAATTCCACGTTTATCTAGCGTGTAGAGCGTCGGACTCCATCCTGCATACACAGGCAGGAAATGACGTTGTACAAACCCATGTTGATAGAGATGCGAAAGACGATACTGTGCCGTGCTTTTTGAACCAAAGAAAAGTTGCTGTATCTGATCTTGGCGGAGAATACGGTACTCTGCTAATGCTTTCAAGATTTCAATATCTCGTGCTGTGAGGCGCATATTGGGCGGATTATTACTTCGGCGTTGTCTACTGAGCCGTTTTTTCTCGTCCATCAGCCTTTTTGCTCCTGTTTAGAAAGCCCCTCATGCGTTTCTGTCTATCAGACAGATACAATCGCCCCACACGAGGGGTTGGTTATTCATACCTACTCAAAATCTACGATGTCGTCCACTGCCCCTGATGGAGTGGTGGCAGTAGCGTACCGACTGGCAAGCCATGCAAGCACCTCGTCACGGGTTTTAGGGATGTAATGTTTCCGTGAAAGGGCGCGAAGATATTGTTCCCGTTCCTGCGCTTTCGACAGCGAAATCCGTCCAGAAAGTGGGGCAAGCGTCTGCATTGAGAAAGCGGTCAAAGACTGGCTTTTGTAGCGTGTGGTGATTGCAGCTTCGTACTTATTCAGGTGCATCAGATGTTCTGCATCAAAACCGGGTGCGAAGTATGGCTCGATCAACTTTGAGTCTACCAGCCCTGTTTGGAATGCAATTGTTGTCCCGACATTACCAAAAATCGCGTCTAGCATATCACCTGCTAACTGCTTCAAATACTGATTGGCAGTGGTCAGAGAGACCTTATTTTTGCGTGCTTCTGAGAGCAATGTTTCAAATGTGGTGGTGACGAAATGTTGCACTTCGTCCACGTAGAGATAAAACATCTCGCTTTCTTTCGGACGCACCATCAGGGTTTGTTGCAACTGCGTCAGGAGAATTAAGCCCAAAAGATGTTGTTCGCGCATCGGGATACGTGCCTCATCCGCCTTCAGTGACACAAGCAAAATCTTGTTGTTGGCAACGATGGAGGTAAGATCAAGGGTGTCGGGATGACACAAGATTGGATAGAGAAAAGAGTTCCCATAGAGCGCACGTAAGCGCCATAGTACAGGGCGAATGATTTGGTCACGTCCAGATTTTTGCTCAGTGAAGCGTTCCCAGAACTCAAGGGCTGCAACGTTGGTGAGCTTATCCATCAATCGCCCCCGGTAGCTCTCATCTCGAAACAAACGCCCCACATCACGAATGGTTGCTTGCTCATCATGGAGAAGCGCAACAAGGCTGGCGGACATCGCGTCAGCAACTGTTGGTGTGCTATTGAAGTCATACAGGCGATCAAGCACACCCATCAGTTGCCCTGCGGCATTGCCTCGATCCATCCCTGCTGGAACAGCCAGCAAGTTGAGTGGCACGGGGTATGCCTCATCTGCAATATCCAAAACAATCACATCCTTTTCGCGGTGGACAGGAATGCTGTATCGCAAAGTATCGCTGACCAGTTGTCCATGTGGGTCAATGACCACAACCCCACATCCGTTAGCAATGTCCTGATGAATGAGATGGTGCATGAGGTTGGACTTGCCAACACCAGATTGCCCGATGATCGAGATGTGTCCACTTCGGTCTGGAATGTAGATTGGCTCGTCGCGTCCGGCAAAGCGATTCACCCCAACGCATACCCCTTCAGTTTTAGTGCGTAGTACAGCGGGAATACGCACATTGCCGTAAGACCACACAATCGTGGGGGCGGTGAATTCGTCATGGGGAAGATGCCAGAGTGAAGCTAGTTCGCGTGGCTCAAGAATAAGGTCAATCTGTTCCTTGAGCTTGTTCTTGCGAAACAACCCATCTTCTTTGGTGACAATCGTGGCAAATTGTCCCAATGCGCTGGTGTCCCATTCGGCATTATGATCGGTGACAGTAAATATTTTTTGCCCATCACTAATCCAGCCCAATGCACCAAACTGAGGACGGTCAAAACTGACCATTTGGTTGTCGATGGTCAGAAGTGCGTTGACCCGCTGTGGGTCAGGAGTATCGAGTTGGATAAAAACACTAGCATGATAGAGGCGCTGTGAGAGTTTGCCGCGACACACACGACTTAGCTCACCTGAGTATTTATCCGTTCGGTATGGGTCAACAAATCCAGTGAGAGTTCCATCATAGATATTGCGGGTCAGGTGTTTCTCGCCTTGTTTATAGGCTTCTGGCGCTCCGCCCCAGACAAACAGGTAATACATAATACGCTCACCCTGACGCAAGTTCCCCATAATTTCGGCGATATGTGAGAGGGGATCGGGGCTGGTGATGTCATTGGCATAGACAATGGGCGCAAGGAAGGTCTCCATCATTTGCTGATACTTCAACACGATGCGAGAAATCGGATACTCGTCAGGAAGTTCACCTGCTCCAAATTCCTCGACTTCCACGTTGATTTCTGGATAGCTGGCGCGAATGGCGTTTTCAAGCGCGTGAGCATCTCCACTGTCGAAGTCAAGCACCTGCCAAACCATCGTGTCAGTGGTTGCCATGATGCGGAACGTCAGGGAATTGAATCCTGAGATGATTTGATGCATAAACTGGGCTGCTCTGTCACCGTCCCATGTTGTATCTCTGGGGAGAGAGAGCGTAAGAACGTATGGCGTGCGATGTGAAGCCATGAATACTAGCCTTTCTGTATGTTCGCAATCGCATGAATGATGGCGAATGTGGTGACACCCTCACTACAAGGATGTCACCGCGAGTTACTTCTTGGCAGCAAGCCGCATTGTCGGGGAGAGAAAAGTATCCTCTTTGGCGGTCTTTCTGCGCTCTTTGTGGGGAACACTGGTAGCTTGTGAAAGCCGTTTGAGACGTGCTGTGCATTTGCCACAGAGACGCGGTGTGCCTGTTTGCCAACGCATCTCCGCGTCACAGTTCGCACAGGTTGCATCTACTATGTTCATTGCCGCTCCTCCTATCGACGGCGGTTGCTCATGTTCGCAATGGTCACGAAGATGCCTTTGATGACCCAGAAGATGAACAAGACGGTGTACCATAAAATACGGAAGAACTGGTCAACAAATGGATCAAACATGGGAAGTAGCTCCTTTGCATATCTTGATTTCGGATAGGTGCTTCATCGGCGAAGCTATCTCCATTGAAGAGCAAACCCACTTGACCCAACCAGCATGTTTGAAAATGGCTGACTTGAACGGCATTCAAGTCGGTTGCCGGAAACTTGAAAATCGCTAGACTTGAATTGAAAAGGTAAAGCACGTTAGGCTGCGTCAGAGATGGTGAGAAAGCAGATTGATCCCAAAAAAGATGTTAAGGCGTTTCTGGTTCGTGTTGGAAAGAATATTCGAGAGAAACGTGAAGAATTTGGCTTGAATCAAACTGATGTGGCGGGGTTTGTCGGGTGTGACGATACGCTAGTCAGCAAATGGGAAAGGGGGAAAACACTTCCGCGACTGAGCGATATTTGGCAGTTGTGTACCCTCTTTCAGTGTTCGTTTGATACGTTGCTTGGAGATGAAACATCTCACATCCCTGACGCATCCCAGATACCGTACCCGCGTCCACTCTATGTCCATACCAATGCGCTTTCTCATCTGAAAACACCTGATACTGAACGCGATTTGAAGCATGGCGTGGAGTTGCTTGAAGCGTGCCTTCAAGGAAAAACTCTCGAAGACCTATACGCCCTACCAGGGCTTGAAAAGTATCGTGCGAACAAAGATATGGTTATTGCGTTTCTCCGCGCTGCGCTGCTTTCTGGCGAGATTACCTTTACCTTTGTGCCTCGCTCTTCAACGCTTGAAGCACGCATCGCAGAACAATATCCACAGCTTGCGGGGTCTGTCATTGTTGTTGATCTCCCTGAAAGCATGATTGGGGAAGCACTCCCGCCGGAATTGATTGGATGGACAGCCGCGCATCATGTCTTGTCGCATATCGACAAACCATCGCGGGTTGGATTTGGCAACGGCTATACACTCTATCGGATGTGTGCCAATACATTGCCTAAAGCCCAACAATTCAGTGGAACACAGTGGATACCACTAATTACCTATCGGCATGATGAAGAAGTAACCGTGAACTCAGCCAACTTTCTTGCTGCTTTTATGCGTCACCGTCACCATAACTCCGCTGCCGCATTTCTTCCCTATGTACCCGTTGAGGAGCAACCAATATCTCGACAGCTTGAACAGATGCGACGGGACTGGGAACGATTAAATGTTGCGTTTGTCAGTGGATATGGATGGAGCAAAGAAGATAATACTCGTGTTCCCACAAGCTATCGAGGTATCTACAGAATGCTCGAAAGCACGAGAGAGATTAATCGACTTGCGGGAGAATTTTTAGGCTATGTGCTTGACACTGAGGGGAATATTGTAGGCACTGATACGCTTCAGGCGATGAGTGCAGCGACAACACGTATTCCGCTCGAAGCACTCCAAGAGTGTATTGCAAACACCGGAAAAGTCTATTTTGTTGGTGGAACTGCCAAGAAAGCCCCGATTGTCCGTGTTGCCCTGATGTGCGGGTATGTCAACGGATTAATCACCGATAGCCGCCTTGCTAAAGAATTGCTGAAATAAATCGCGCCTATATAAAAGGTCGGGTACGGGGTGAGGCGTGAGGTATCTCCATCGCTGAGGAAATAATCACAGTGGTTCGGGCGCGATAAGCTGCGGCGCGAAGCGGCGCAGCGCATGTCCAGACACGAAGGATGAAAACTGAGTGTAGTCGGGGTGACAAATCGCGTGATGGGAGGAGAAAAAGTACGGTTTAGGAAAACCGTAAGGGAAACCGTAGCTCTCTATCAACTAGTTCGTCGCCTAACCTTGCCTGCAAGTGAATGTCTACGAAGTTTTGCGCGAAAGCCAATGATCTGTTGATGGGTTTGGGCTTCAAACACAATTGCAGAACGTGGGAGAGGGTGGAGAGGCTCTGCGTTCTCCTTTTCCACTTCTGGTGTTTCCATCAAGGTATCCTCAAACAGTGAGATGGTATGCTTCTGCGCTTCGCGCAAAAAATCTTGCTCAATTTCCTCTGGTGTTCGTGTATCTTGTGATTCGAGAATGAGTGGGGGAGCGGTGGCTTGGTCTAGCCACTCACGATATGCTGAGTTCTTTTTTCCTCCGAACTGCACCACCTCTTGGGTTTTGAACATCATCGTCTGCTGAGGAGTATCTCGTTCGCGGTCTTTCTTTTTCTGATGCCCGGTACGGGCATCAACAAGCTCACCAGAGAACATATCGAATTGAAGTGGTTGACGACCCTCTTTTGACATGTGATCTCATGGTAGCACAACGGTGAGAGGCATCGTACAGTTGGCGACCCTGCACAAGATGCAAAAAAGTACGGTTCTCTGAAACCGTACTTCAAATCATCAGATTGGTTACTTACGAGGCTGCAAGATAGTAGGAAGATTTCCCCGTATAGAGGGACAATCTCTCAAGAAACTGGCTGTCGAAGAGTGCTGCAACATTTAATCGCTTTACACCGCCGCTGCTATGGTGCTTTGAATTCTGTGGTATTTGTGGTGGGGAATAGCCTGAGGCTGCGCCATAGGTAACGCTACAGCATTTTTCAAAGAGATTGACCCCTTAGTGGTTGACAGCCCTGCTTATCACGATATGCTTATCGATGGGCTAGGCGGTGGTGATCTAAGGGGTAAACGAGCGACGCCCGCCCTTCTTGTAAGAAGGCTGGTTGCCGCCCAACCAGTGAGGGTACTGTACGCCACACGGTTTTCGAGCATCTGTAACCCCTCCTTTCCCCCTTCTCCCTCAGAGAGAAGGGGGGTAGATTAAGGTCACGTGGGTAACGCCTAGCCAGTGTTAAATACCTCCTGTCATACCCTTCTTTTTGGGCATAGGCACATTGCGTCTTGCCGCAACAGCGCTATAATCCTCAATGGTGCGTGTGGGAAGTTTGTTATGAACTTACACCACGCCAAAAATGAATCACTTTTCGGAAAGGTTCGTGGATATGTTGCGGAAACGTGCGTTAACTCTTTTGATGGTGCTTGCTTTAGTTTTTGGTGCGGCGGCAACGGCTGTTGCTCAAAGCGGCAAGCTCGAAATTTATTCGTGGTGGGCAGGGGATGAAGGTCCCGCGCTTGAGGCGCTGCTCAAACTTTATGCCGAGAAGTATCCGGGTGTGGAAGTCATCAATGCCACCGTCACCGGTGGGGCAGGCGTTGCGGCGCGTGCTGTGTTGAAGACCCGTATGCTCGGCGGTAACCCGCCCGATAGCTTCCAAGTTCATGCCGGGCAAGAACTCACCGGCACGTGGGTGATCTCCGGGCGGATGGAATCCCTCACCGATTTGTACACCAGCGAAGGCTGGCTAGACAAATTCCCGAAGGATTTGCTCGATCTGATGAGCTATGAAGGCAACATCTACAGCGTTCCGGTGAACATTCACCGCTCGAACGTCATGTGGTATGTCCCCGCCAAGCTCGAAGAGTGGGGCGTGAAAGTCCCCACCACGTGGGATGAATTCTTCGCCACCTGCGAAACCCTAAAGGGCGCTGGCGTCACCGCGTTAGCTCTCGGTGAGAACTGGACAGCCGTTCACCTCTTTGAGAACGTCCTTTTGGCAGAACTGGGTGTGCAAGGCTACCGCGATCTGTTCTCTGGCACGATGAAGTGGACGGATGAAGCGGCGGTGAAGGCGTGGGAATCCTTTGGCAAGGTGTTGGACTGCACGAACAGCGATGCAGCGTCGCTAAGCTGGCAGCAGGCAACCGACCTCGTGTTGGAGGGCAAAGCCGCCTTCAACATCATGGGTGACTGGGCAGCCGGCTACATGACCACGACGAAGAACCTGGAACCCGGCGTGGGCTTTGGCTATGCGCCCGCCCCCGGCACGGCTGGTGTCTTTAATATGTTGAGCGATGCCTTCGGTTTGCCGAAGGGCGTTGCCAACACAGAAAACGTCATGAACTGGCTCAAACTGGTCGGCTCGGTGGAAGGGCAAGATGCCTTCAACCCGCTGAAGGGGT from the Anaerolineales bacterium genome contains:
- a CDS encoding CopG family transcriptional regulator, which encodes MTQFVTKTSTPPTTAQTFIKVHLSPSLKQQLQELAKERTVSLSSLMRIIATEYIKAKR
- a CDS encoding DUF87 domain-containing protein; this encodes MHQIISGFNSLTFRIMATTDTMVWQVLDFDSGDAHALENAIRASYPEINVEVEEFGAGELPDEYPISRIVLKYQQMMETFLAPIVYANDITSPDPLSHIAEIMGNLRQGERIMYYLFVWGGAPEAYKQGEKHLTRNIYDGTLTGFVDPYRTDKYSGELSRVCRGKLSQRLYHASVFIQLDTPDPQRVNALLTIDNQMVSFDRPQFGALGWISDGQKIFTVTDHNAEWDTSALGQFATIVTKEDGLFRKNKLKEQIDLILEPRELASLWHLPHDEFTAPTIVWSYGNVRIPAVLRTKTEGVCVGVNRFAGRDEPIYIPDRSGHISIIGQSGVGKSNLMHHLIHQDIANGCGVVVIDPHGQLVSDTLRYSIPVHREKDVIVLDIADEAYPVPLNLLAVPAGMDRGNAAGQLMGVLDRLYDFNSTPTVADAMSASLVALLHDEQATIRDVGRLFRDESYRGRLMDKLTNVAALEFWERFTEQKSGRDQIIRPVLWRLRALYGNSFLYPILCHPDTLDLTSIVANNKILLVSLKADEARIPMREQHLLGLILLTQLQQTLMVRPKESEMFYLYVDEVQHFVTTTFETLLSEARKNKVSLTTANQYLKQLAGDMLDAIFGNVGTTIAFQTGLVDSKLIEPYFAPGFDAEHLMHLNKYEAAITTRYKSQSLTAFSMQTLAPLSGRISLSKAQEREQYLRALSRKHYIPKTRDEVLAWLASRYATATTPSGAVDDIVDFE
- a CDS encoding ParA family protein — its product is MVISVANQKGGVAKTTTAINLAAGLAIMGYKVLLIDADPQTNTTQVFIHPDIEIDLEKTLYQVILKFAPLTSVIHPTQVNNLSLVPSHLRLSSADLELAQALDNRSARLKQAIDEMRHVFDYIIIDNPPSLGLVTMNSFTASDRILIPVSTAYFALTGLDQLKETIGMVKQTRLNPDLRILGVLCTFCEETNVSRDVENQLRRYFGDSVFETTIPKNVKLEEAHSNHTHIFDFAPKSTGAKAYSALVQEVIARQ
- a CDS encoding replication-relaxation family protein; this encodes MDEKKRLSRQRRSNNPPNMRLTARDIEILKALAEYRILRQDQIQQLFFGSKSTAQYRLSHLYQHGFVQRHFLPVYAGWSPTLYTLDKRGIAVLKTEYGAIGISVWDSENGHEFLSHALAINDFRIAVTVACRQAGYTLLTWSSEADLKADYDRVTITDHKGKKQSVSLIPDSYFTLETPKGKTSFFLEMDMGTMTVGRFQTKIRAYLVYMQSGAYQTRYQSKSLRILTVTNSEARCKNLKTSAESIGGDRRFWFTTAEQVNTSILHSPHWHVAGSETHSLLVPT
- a CDS encoding carbohydrate ABC transporter substrate-binding protein, whose translation is MLRKRALTLLMVLALVFGAAATAVAQSGKLEIYSWWAGDEGPALEALLKLYAEKYPGVEVINATVTGGAGVAARAVLKTRMLGGNPPDSFQVHAGQELTGTWVISGRMESLTDLYTSEGWLDKFPKDLLDLMSYEGNIYSVPVNIHRSNVMWYVPAKLEEWGVKVPTTWDEFFATCETLKGAGVTALALGENWTAVHLFENVLLAELGVQGYRDLFSGTMKWTDEAAVKAWESFGKVLDCTNSDAASLSWQQATDLVLEGKAAFNIMGDWAAGYMTTTKNLEPGVGFGYAPAPGTAGVFNMLSDAFGLPKGVANTENVMNWLKLVGSVEGQDAFNPLKGSIPARIDADTKNPALYNAYLQSAAADFAKDAIVGSLIHGAAAPESFTNDFQTILSVYVATRDSGLASMAAQGVAESTYAK
- a CDS encoding helix-turn-helix domain-containing protein, with protein sequence MVRKQIDPKKDVKAFLVRVGKNIREKREEFGLNQTDVAGFVGCDDTLVSKWERGKTLPRLSDIWQLCTLFQCSFDTLLGDETSHIPDASQIPYPRPLYVHTNALSHLKTPDTERDLKHGVELLEACLQGKTLEDLYALPGLEKYRANKDMVIAFLRAALLSGEITFTFVPRSSTLEARIAEQYPQLAGSVIVVDLPESMIGEALPPELIGWTAAHHVLSHIDKPSRVGFGNGYTLYRMCANTLPKAQQFSGTQWIPLITYRHDEEVTVNSANFLAAFMRHRHHNSAAAFLPYVPVEEQPISRQLEQMRRDWERLNVAFVSGYGWSKEDNTRVPTSYRGIYRMLESTREINRLAGEFLGYVLDTEGNIVGTDTLQAMSAATTRIPLEALQECIANTGKVYFVGGTAKKAPIVRVALMCGYVNGLITDSRLAKELLK
- a CDS encoding type IV secretion system DNA-binding domain-containing protein gives rise to the protein MPDEHLISRRRTGERLLIYACVSVVYAVFFGVGGLVGILLVYKRKDIPKPWLYALSGFSVLWAMMLFFTHAYDNTLRYWLIYAIPLGGLSKIVVQVLLILHEWYLNLPSWDHTLHVQEARYERRKERDVESRLSLEPTREYGIEIGLVIEKDARALNMDAFQLQEDYLWADEQFLNQHLLLIGAPGSGKSEAIKHLIAQVLAKTQRDVFIVDGKGERDFAYGAQRLFYDHRQTTIPVFQMGTQDRGDPYNGFVGTPEAIKQRLTAMFNVEQQIGDGEFYANINRALLNLVCFSPEGTPRSLSELDERLSLSWLRYCYRHDPRKLRAIERYEPYFDGFRLRADSLIWDFEEYLSPEGFSLDGVSGAVFSLRTAAMGDTSRRFLNFLIEDFKDWVGKRQQRPALLVIDEFGQFENQSIIALIELARSANLGILLATQDLSTVRERHIRERILSSVQTKILMKTDTPEVIGELAGTFTAPHLTYQMDEIDLTGLGSIRLEEQRKVNLNAVRRFPPGRAYVIRSGVGTIVQFRQVAA